The nucleotide window CAAGTTATAATCTATCCTGTCTACACTGGCCACAACACTGTTACAAGTCAGCTTAAAGAATTTGATTCCCCATACAGAAAAACTGTGATCTCTGAAGGTAAAGGGCGAGGTGGAGTAACCATGGTAAAGAAATCTTTTACTGTTAGCCATTATAAATTACTGAGGAAATCTGAGTTTTGAGTAGCAAAGGTGTATATATGATCAGGGTTGATGGTAGGACCATGGCGTGACATAATTTCCTATCTATGGTGAAATCACAATACCATAAAGTCTGGACTTTAAGTATCAAGCTGTCAACATAATCATTGGGTACTGCAGGCTGTACTGACAAATTGAAAACTACGCATTCTGACATAATTTTGCAATAAGTACAAGAACTGTATGTTATTGACAggagaaaaatactgaaattacatcaaaattaaGCTACAGGCAATGGAACTTTCAGCAGCAACCATTCTAATTTGATAAActttttgtaaaagtttaactCAAAGTTTTTCCTGATTTCCAACAGTATGTGCTGGTATTGCAAATCCCTAATAGGGTGCATGTTAAGCCTTGCATGACGATCACTCTACTTGAGAGATCTTCAAAGTGATTAATGAAGTCCCCAAGGAATGTCTCTATATTGTACACAATAAATGAAGGAATACTGTAGCCGTAGTTCAAGTGGTCAAGGCCtactgcacagtaagtgaggctaccaacaattccccttgatttgttcactcagacattttttgctgaaggctttttcaattttatcagtttcttaacaatttttaacttacaatttaagttcaggattatttgttaaaactatgttccaaaattattgattatgcttaaaattcaagagtaaattgaatgagaagtcgatgtttggagatgctaaaaattgcacacttgtcaagataaagttatcagcaactaagatggtctcatcataccacctgtcagacatgcaaatttcctttgttacgaacattaaaaaaatcaataccctttcttttgccaacacagatgcaacttattcccttagtttcattgaaaatattgtgtatggctgtcaaaaaactgtgtcgacaaaattacaaaattgctatctcctccgcggaaaaggggttgatcttctcattattcacagtgagaaatcagaaaattatgatgatcagaactatgttgccagaattttgaaatatggaccgagttgttctctgtacagaagaaatttgcttcagttcagtgagtgatctccgtgtgtacagatcatggagaattgtgggtagcctcacttactgtgtactGCTGTACAAAAATGTGTTACGTGTGTGAACTGTGAGTGCATGGTATTAATCTACTATAGTAATTTGGTACAGGGACTCTGAGTATAACTCAATCAGTATGGCACTTCGTAGTCTTTTTGGGGCAAGGCAGTTCCTCTAGTCTCCCAGGAGTACTCATGTCATTGCCACATCATCAGACTACACGCTTGGCAGAGACAGTTGAGAAAGCTGTTTTTGCCCCCACCCCccacaaaaaaaatgtttgtgagCAACGATTTCTTATTGGGGAGTGGGGGAGCAATTTTTTCTATTACCACTACCAGATGAGTACATTACATTCCCTTGATCAGCCAGGAGACAACTTGGGAAAGGCCCAATTGGCAGGCAGGAAGTGTGATCGATTACATGGCGATGTAATGTGGTCAGGGGAAACATATTCttcagtagctatagcaaaatgctacAATGTAACTCTCAGGTAGACATCAGTATTTCGCACTTtggaactttcgtttagggggagggggttttgatgtaaacgaaggaatttcgtttcttgaacttctgcaaCAATCTGAGACGGCCCCTTAGCCATGGTTAGTGTCATTTATTACAGTCCTCAGGTGTACCCAATCTCAGGTCACACGATTATTACTAACTATACCATATGTTAGAATTAATGCTCTATTCGGAAAATAAGTAACTTAACAGAGTATAATACCGAGCGATATATTGTTGGAATGTTTTGACGAGATCAGCCTGTAGTACAAGTTCTTGACGTACACTGAACCCCACCTTTGTCTGTCCGGTGAAAAGGCAGAGGTATGTAAGCCACGTGTGGTCAAAGAAAAGACACAACAATATGCGTACACCGTCAGTACACGGTATTATGTAAAAAAGACCGAGGACAATGAAAGAATGTCCACCGGTTTTAGTAGATGATTTGTGAAAACGgaattcaaaacatttgaaacaTGGCTTGATTTGCATGGTTCCCCTCAGCAATTTGATCATATTCTCCGACTGCAAGTTAGACCATAGACACTTGAAGAAAAAGACCGAGTGTGTATGGAACGTCACATCAAAGGACGAATGTTACACTAACTAAACTGCTAATAATATTACAACACTAGTGTGAATACCTGTTTTGAGTCCAGCGTGTTTAAATCGTTAAGGATCTGCTTTAGCAGACGGATGTGTCTACTACTAACTGAAAGCCTTTGGAAATAGGCGGGGCGTTTATCTTAGCCATTATTTCTGATTACAAAAAGCTAGCAAGTCCTTACACCTCACTGAGTTTGACTTGTTCATCATCGCCCACGTACTGTACCACCTGGTACCGCTGACATATCGTATTCGTACATCGCAGTCGTCTTTACAGCTCTCTCGATCGCACGCTACATACCTGATGTTTGAATGGCTACTATTGTGCGAGACAATTCCCTCAGAGTCGTAGCTCTTGTAAAGCGATCTGACGGTCTATTCTGTTTCGTTCTGTAGTATAAACAAGCGCGGGAGTGTCATCTCTGCTCACAGTAGTATAGTAGTGCGTAAGTTAAATATTTACCGTCACTTCCGGGGTCCTCTCCTAACGGCTTCTGTACACTGATGTGTATCTGCACTCAGCGCTACATCGCATCCTGTTTCTTAGCATCCGTTCATTCTCGATCATCAATCTATAATTCTCAGGGATGGAAAAAATTCGAAACCCTTTCACTTAATTTTTCGTGGCATCATTGAGAAAAACAGCTTCGTCACTGCACTCCAGCTGCACCCTCAGGTAATCTCTCCATCTCTGATACCGCAAGATGGCGAGGTAGTCATACGTCTAATAAGTCAACTTTTGACCCCGGGTTCAACTATTGTAAAGGGGGGTATCTGGTGGAGGGACAGCTAAATGGGCTTGCtctttcataaaaaacagcaaactTGCAGCAAATTTGTTTTAATTAGGTTGACATATTCTAAATAAATAcgaaaatcatttttttctcagGTTTTCCATGTACATTGCGGATATGAATTTCCCGACTGAACCTGAACACCACTGCGGCAATATGGAACTGAGTTGGCCGCAAAAGCGTGACCCTGTCACCTGGAACGAACTATAGCGCACTGAACCGTTCGGAATCCTCGCCAGCACCGAACCGTTGCGCTATTGACCACCGGTAAATACATGCAACTTTGCACGCTTTTCTATCGGCAGGACAAAACCCCTACGGCGACGATTGCCCCTATGCGAAAGATCGCGATAAGTAAGCTTACAAGCTTTCGCTAGCAATTTACAAGTGAAAGACTTCCTGACGATGGAAGTcgaagaaaacaatgttatttacaaaaaagtttTAACAGAACAATAGCTGAGACACTAACACAAAGTTTAGGCTCTCTACAGTCGTATCGACGGGTTCTAATAGGGCTTAATGACATTGTCCGAAGTCTTAAGAGCCAGTTGACCGTTGCATGCTTCGTGTTTATCATTATGTACAAAGTCTCAGGTATTTCTTTATAGAGTATAGGGTTGTCGGAATGTGGAGGAGCCTGTCAACATGTTAAACTTTTTTTCCCGCCACACCTGAATTTCATCAGATTGCCGTACAACTGTGGTCAAAATTAAAAGGCTGAGTGGAATTCGAGGGGTCACGGTCCCCTTGGAGTGTTGGATTGAAGTGTTGGTCATGTTTATTGAGAGGGCTTGGAATAAGGGATGGCCCATTTGATTACGGTGGAGGGGGCTTgagaattttcgaaaaaaaaatgttgccggCATATTGCTTCTAGGAGGGCTGCAATAAGAAATTGCTGTGATGCAGCCTTTGGTGGTAGACCAGCATTCAGTGGTCTCTGGAGCTGCCACCTAGGGCGGCATTTTGAACAAGAATCTTTGAAAACAGACTTTTGTCTTTGGAGCTGCCGCATACGGCGGCATTTTTGAATTGGTATCTATAGAAACAGAAACCTCTTTTCAGTAGCATAAATCACGGTCACTCtgtgtggagtgaccgtgcatACATAGTGACCATACGTGAATGTGTACTTGTATTCTGCTCCTGCACTCCCCGACTGCACTGTATTATAAATGCAATGCTACCAGTGTCAGAATAAACGTTAGAATGTTTGTCAAGTCTACAAAAGAGATTGGaatcaataaacaaataaatgtcatGATAAAGCAGCCAGACTTTATAAATAGATATATGTCTATTAAACTTTAACATTTTGtctcaaattttacaagaaaacaaaacaactggTGAATATCAATGTTGTGTGCCATCTGATCAGATATTTCGTGATGAAGAAAAAGAATATTAACATCTGCCGTTCATATCTCAGTAAATATGTATGATTTGTGATATTCATTGGGTGTGTAATTGCTTTAACTCAAGTCTTCAGTAGCGTTTGTTGTCATTGCTTCGGTGGTGTACTTGAAACAATGACTGGAAATGTAAAGGATTAGATGTGTAAACTTCCTGATAGGATCAAAATAGACAATAGACATAACTGTATTTAAGTAAATCCTTCGTAAAAAGGTATCGAAGAATAAATGAACAATGAACTGTGTTATACTCAAGCAATTTTACATATGTTTTAACTGAAAATGTTTAACtacttttaaaaatgaaaaaaaaaatgaacaaagcaTGTAAATCTCTGTGAGGCCCGTAGTCTATTTATTAACATATGTACtcaagacaaatttaaaagtttAATAAATCACTCTagaattaaaaatcttctcatatcttttctatgttgttaaaatataatatatctaTATCAACTgtgtgaaatttcaacattttctgacAACTGTGAGTGTGTTTTTTCAAAGCGCTGAAAAATGGAGGTATTTCCACACACGATAGAGCCTGGCGTATACCGTCGCCCCTATGCGACCGAAATTGGAGAGGATTCAAGTTTTTGTACGATTTTTTGATTGGCTTTCGTTGAACATTGACCCATACGGCGCTTCAGTCACTTAGATTAGAAGTGTACAGCGCGGGAAACTGTAAGTACGGCGGTTTTTGACTATGATCCTGTGGTTTATTCATCGAATTTGTCCCTTGCGAAGTGTTTCTTATACATTTCTTGCATGTAATACGtacttatttcaaatttcagccTGATTGATTGAGAAATGTTTGCGCTCATCGATCGAGCCTCCGATGTGGGCAATGCCAGCTGGCCTCCCCTAagaacaacatggcggcctctGCCAAGTTTATCGTTGATTCAGCGTGGTTTCGACCCGTTCAAGTAAGTTTTTAACTGCCGTTTTCAATCGAATTAGTGTGTCCGATTAGTAAACCGTGTATTTTTCGTACATTTATGACGAGAGCCCTTGTATAGTTAGTTTTTATCACTGTTGTTTAGGTAGCAACTCATACAACGGAGCCGTGTACACTAATagtagggtgaccggacgatttttaaaactgaatttttttgccaaaatcttgatggcacctgttgaaagtgttggtacAAAGTCCAAATCTGCACAAATAATttggctaattagcataatcacaatttggcagcctctggaaaatctaagtttccaaattctttccctgggaatattgtaatgaggaataatgagacaatatgaccaaaaatcggatcaaatattgttaaaatggctcaaagatgactaactgtacaataatgagtctcgtgaaaggtgcattgatagtttccaaattatttctgtgagAATATTGTATGGGTTGATGAGTcacagtgaaagaaaatggaagattgtccttaggctgacctttgtgtttacagtatcatggatacaagccattgtttctggtcagagaCAGGTGCGCACCAGTGAAAAAGCACGTTGTTCAAGTACGGCACTATTGCGAACTTTACTTCCTGCTTTTAAAAAACCGTGGGCGCTAATTTGCGCTGCATAGCTGAGCTATTTTAAAGcacaaaacaagtagaaaaatatATAAGGTACAATTTGCCCGCATGGCCATTTCTTCCCTCCTTGAAAATGATGCCAAAAGTCATAgccgtttcaaagtaaaaatttcgtcagcagtttcttggaagaaaaaaaaacctttttaggaaatttttgcactcatcttgacttcctagtcttcacaacattcactgtgaaatgcaaGTGTTTCCGTTCACGCGATCTCTCATAGTGACCATTCGCGTGCGAGTAGACGACTTCCAAGATGGCGTCCCGTCTgacgtttgttgacaaaatgtgttcataaacttcaagattttcacgtcattaccttgttcatagacataaatgtgcacaactgttgcatacttaaggtgaatttgtacaatttacCACTACCTGGGTCCCCCTTTATGCCTTCGATTTTGAGCATTCACTCTTAGAAAACTTGTGTCAGCCCCATTGTAGGGAATAGGAGGGCctctcgtccggtcaccctactAATAGTAATACACGTACTTCCgggtagctgcagtacagttgctcgaggttttgcctgggtatttgggtcggacggcaaaatcTGCTTTTGCCGTcggacccaaatacccaggcaaaaccccgagctacagtactgcagctaaCTTCCGGGTAGCATAAAAGCAAGTGCAATGTCATGTTGACACCCGTTGCTTTTTGTTACGGCAAAATTAACGTTAATTCCGATAGTTGCATCTTTTAAAAGCGTGTTTAAGGTGTCTAATTATAGTCATTTCAAAACCTTCCTTCCAAAAATTGAATGTGTgtctttcataaaatatttttccagGTAACTGTCTACAATATCAGTCATCTAATCAGTGTATTATATTGTAGTAagttattttacattttgcatTCATAACTTGGTGTTGGTAAATGTGTGGTCCAgtgtatttcaattttattcttttaaaaaaatgtgtacagatggtgcacattttaacaatatCATCGGTGTATAACACATGTATTGTAGtaagtattttttttacattttctggtTGTGGCTTGGTGAAGGGAAATGTGTGCTGTGTTGTGTATTTCAATCATATTCTTCTATTGTTTATTATAAAGATGTAAGGCAGTTTTAAGGTGGTTGTGGTGCTAATTCTAACAGTTGACATTACAATCGGCCTCTaggtttttaatatttttgactaATGCTTTAAGTGTGAAAATAATGTGTTTGTAGCTGTGTGCTGATACGTGTGTTATTTAACTGTAAGTTGCAATGCGTAGCGCTGtggtattttttaatttcaagcaTTTAATAGCGCAGAGCTATATGCAGATAAAACAATTTAAAGGTGCTTTATTTGCAAACTCTAGCAGTtgacattaagtgtgaaaatattatgtaATTGTGGCTgtgttttgcattttgaaaaaataattcaaatcaATTACAATGTTACATTAACAGTGATCTGTGTTTTATTGAACAGTAAGCTGCAAATACATAGTGTTTTCTCGTTTCAAGTTTTCAAGAGCACATCTGAGCTCCATGCATAATATGTTTGTTGATAAAATATTATACTTTTAGCAGCATATCTACAATAAATGTAGCAGGTCTAAGAAAAATGTCTTTGCCTATGTACATTTGTAATAaagtctgtattttttttctctgtttttccCCCCTCCAGATATGATATCACAGAGAGATGCAGTATACAGGCGTACACTCCACCTACAAACAAAGAAATCCTGGAATTGAAATTCACCAGTGAGAAACTGTCATCCCACTTCAAAACCAATCCAACATTGCTTCTGATTCACTGGTTGCAAAAATTGTTTGTAGTTGACATGCAACACAGAGGTCAAAAGCATCTACAGCAAAAGGCCAAAAGGCTTGAAAGCAAGTACAATGCACTGCTTATTAAGTACAGGAAGTCACGACACCGTAATGCATCTACACTCCTGCATAACGTAGAGGCATTTCTCAGTGACACATTTACCTGGCCTTTTCTCTCATATACAAAGACATCCAATGCTGATTTGCAGCCAACATCACTTTCTGCACCAGTAGAAGTTGGATTATCTTCAACCCCACCTTTACCAACCTTACCAACATATGAAGAAGTGGTACAGATGGACATGGCACCACCTGCGTATAATGACATTATTCTTCCCATTGAAACCTCATTTTGTGATCCAAACCGTCAGTGTTTGAGAAGTGGCGCAAGTTTTTCGAAATCCCCAAGTAAAGCACGGCTCAAAGAATTGAAGAGGAAAGCTGAAGTTCAAGCAAGCAGAGTGAAAATAAAACTAAGCAAAATTGCTGATGAAAGGGACTCGTATCGTCAAGCCGTCGGTGTCAGAGTTCGCGATgctttgagagagagagataccGCTTTGCAAAAAGTAAGTGAGATGGGCACATTAGTACAGAAGTCTGTAGCTGATTTAGAAGAATTGGAGGAAATGAAGCGAAAATGTGACACACTGACCAAAGAGAGAGATGAAAGTAAGAAAGAAGCAAGGAGAAGTAAGGAAAAAGCAAAGAGATGGTTAAATGCAACCATGACCCTGTTGGATCAATCTATCAAAAACCAGGCTGATAGTCAAAGTACCaagaaaattactgaaaaattaaGGGAAGTAGAGAAAGAGAAGATATCGCTATCTTCAAAAGTGTTGCAGAAAGGAAAAGAAACGTCACGATTGAAACAGCGTATAGCAGAGGCTGAAATGAATAATGAGCAAGATAGGGAGGGAGGCAGCAGCTGTTCTCCAAGAAGGGATTGTAAACAAACTTACTAGTTCAGCTAAAAGAAAGAGAAGATATATGAACTTCAGAAAAGAATCAAGGAACTGACAAAGTTGGAAACACGGGGAAAGAGAGGagcatacaaaacaaataagacTTGTGTACTATCACTTACTCACTCTAGGTATTAGTGCTAATCAAATTGAACCGGTCATGAGGACAGTTTTGAAGCATTCATCATCACTTGAAACCGAAGTACTCAAACTTGTGAAATTGTCTACAGCTCAGCGAATAAAAATTGAGGCAGGACAGTTAGTTACTTTACGTGGCCGGGTAGAATGGTCCGAAAGAGCTGTTAAAAGTGTTGCTTACATGACTGACAAGACGACAAAGGGGCAGCTTGAATTTATTTCACATAAGCTTGTCTTGTCCCCTAATAATGAAGACAGGGAGAAGGGCTCTCGTACTATTTTCACACTTGGACCAATTGCTGGAGGAAAGGCAGATGACACTTTCATTGATTTGCGAGACTTATTAACAGAACAACAGAGACTTGGAAAACAGATGGGATTACAAAATGTAGAGGAGACATACAGTGTTATCATCATTAAGGCAAGATTGTCTGATAGGGCTGCAACTGAAATGAAGACGACTAAGCTGTGCGAGGTGAAAACTGAGGAACTTGAGCAGCTACTACAACAGTGGGATGACATGAGTCAAGAAGAAAAAGACGAGAAGATTGTAAAGGCACGTGCATTCACCTGTGGTGCTCACAAGTTGACCAATATGGCAGAGTCAATGAACAAAGCCTCAGCAAAGTTCCTCTACAGTCAGGATGATGGACAAGTCGAGTGCAGAGGAGTGTATGGAGCAAAGAGGCATATTTATGAGACTGACAAGTTACTTTGTGAGCAGAGCCACAAAGAATATGCAAAGGGCAAGGATTTTAAAGCATTTTGCCTTGCAGAAGATGTTCACCAGAAGTCAGGGGCACAGCTATTCAAACCAATCGTAGGATCACGCTATTTGATCTTCTTCCATAATAGTATACCAACCTACGTGGGTAGAGAATTCATTCAGCTCTATCTCATCGACCTACGGGATGTTAAGGGACATTGGAACAGATTTGAAGCAAGTGTATATGAAGGGTACAGTGACCCCAGAATTCTTGCAGAGGAAAGGGCATATGCCATTTTGTACCATGAGGTTTGGTTGACTTTGATGGTGAAGACAAAATCTGTGCAGAATATGCTCGAAATGAATGATATTTATGATCAAAGTGTACAGAAACTCCAAGAGTGGAGCCAAAATTCTGAAAGTCTGTTCGAGGGAAGTGAGAGGCTGTCAGAAATGAAATGCATAAAGCCTATATTTTGGAAGTTAGACGACAGGATGAAACTGATGACATGGTTGAAAAGATTCTGAAAGTCTGTTGTGAGGCGGGAGCAACTAAATTAGAACAGCATGCCAGAGAACACCTGCCAGGTGGAGAGTTTATTAACGATACATGTCCTGAACGATACAtaaaaccatcgcaaaaatgaattaatggtcattaattaatttttgcgataatttcatttaatttgtctaaaaccggggtcgaatgtatgcatggtcacccattcattcagtatctttcaacatgtcaaacaatataagtagtatctcgtatcaaacaaaattcgtgaaaaatggctgactttgtccctttaaagaaaGTACATGTAGTAAGAAGATAACATATCAAACGTCTCTAATTTTTCCCAGAATTTTTTCATCCGTTACTTTCTAAATTATTAACTGCGAAGTGCAATGCTCTCCTATATCTTCAAATCGCCTGGAATTATACCACCCTATATGGGCCTTTAGGATAGCACTACACAGGCGCAATACACCGACTGTTTACTTAACTTGATGGATACATACTGGCATGTTGTCCAGAGTTGTCCAGGCCACCAAATGACCCCTCCCCCTACTATCGCCAAACGAGCTTGAGGATTCAACAATGTTACTTTGCAAGctttttaataaattttgaataatttcatGGCCATGACGGCCTCCAGAaaatctgatatttttgtaTCTCTTTTAGTGTgaggattttcccttttttcctTCAACATGAAAAGAAGGCGCATCTCTCTTTATTGCCTTTTCTCATAATCTGAATTGATCCATGGTATTCTTATATCAACCAAGAATAAAGATACCTATATACACACGATGCCTTATagcacccaatttacttctttAACGGTATTCCGTAAAACAGTTTCTACCATCAGGTCCCTTGTTATGTATCATAACATACATATGTGCAATGTGCTGGAGGGAGttctttttagctcacatttggtataccaatgtgaggtaatcgtataagctgaatcagttcatttgcatgccatttgcatgtctgtatgtatgtatgtatgtatgtatgtatgtatgtatgtccgtccacgtcaaaaacagctaaaccgcagcacctactgtcttagtatttggtgtacaggtgcacctaggggtggagatgtgaatttgtccaaatgaacatgtcagtgccaaaaatatgcaaatgaggagaaaaaaggaaaaaccctgcaaattgctaaaactctgtaaccgttggtcagattgggttgaaacttggtgttcAGATTCctttaggcattctaaattaggtgttaaaaatttgggatgaaatttgcatgtttctatttttagggtaatttttcagtttttagtcaaaaaatgttttctctgaaaccactcatctgattgctttgaaagttggtatacatgttcctcaggatgacctcagtcaagcgtacacaaattgaattgaaattttaatatttgtaattttggggcaattttccaaatttttattgaaaaattactaatctgatagctttgatatttggtataaaagttcctaaggttgatcaaaatcagtttcaTGAATATcctgaagatatcttgaattttgtatttttgctgaattttttggttacttttctcattttaagtaaaatttcttcttctctgaaaccgctagcccaattgctctcaaatttggattgggtGTTTGCAAGgatgttacccttctaattgttgaaattacgacaaaattggaaatattactgttttggggcaatttttgtcatttttggtcaaaaaatcttaaaagatatattctttttaaagcccctggacagacagcttttatatttggtgaacagatgtccagagatgacaatagttagatatgtggaaattgtcctgaaatatacaaatttgtatttttaagacaattttgttagttttggtcaagaaaacgtgttatcaaaattacttgtctgatagctttgtaatttggtacaaaagtcctgagggatgttatgagataaattttctgctcaaagtgttgggaaacccccaaatttttatattttaggtaattttcttttgtgaccttcaatgacctacaccaacccaggatatgttgtgagagagttttgaaggctgtgaacataattttgttatatttaatatcaatttgtag belongs to Ptychodera flava strain L36383 chromosome 17, AS_Pfla_20210202, whole genome shotgun sequence and includes:
- the LOC139115802 gene encoding uncharacterized protein isoform X2 → MRTVLKHSSSLETEVLKLVKLSTAQRIKIEAGQLVTLRGRVEWSERAVKSVAYMTDKTTKGQLEFISHKLVLSPNNEDREKGSRTIFTLGPIAGGKADDTFIDLRDLLTEQQRLGKQMGLQNVEETYSVIIIKARLSDRAATEMKTTKLCEVKTEELEQLLQQWDDMSQEEKDEKIVKARAFTCGAHKLTNMAESMNKASAKFLYSQDDGQVECRGVYGAKRHIYETDKLLCEQSHKEYAKGKDFKAFCLAEDVHQKSGAQLFKPIVGSRYLIFFHNSIPTYVGREFIQLYLIDLRDVKGHWNRFEASVYEGYSDPRILAEERAYAILYHEVWLTLMVKTKSVQNMLEMNDIYDQSVQKLQEWSQNSESLFEGSERLSEMKCIKPIFWKLDDRMKLMTWLKRF
- the LOC139115802 gene encoding uncharacterized protein isoform X1 — its product is MFALIDRASDVGNASWPPLRTTWRPLPSLSLIQRGFDPFKYDITERCSIQAYTPPTNKEILELKFTSEKLSSHFKTNPTLLLIHWLQKLFVVDMQHRGQKHLQQKAKRLESKYNALLIKYRKSRHRNASTLLHNVEAFLSDTFTWPFLSYTKTSNADLQPTSLSAPVEVGLSSTPPLPTLPTYEEVVQMDMAPPAYNDIILPIETSFCDPNRQCLRSGASFSKSPSKARLKELKRKAEVQASRVKIKLSKIADERDSYRQAVGVRVRDALRERDTALQKVSEMGTLVQKSVADLEELEEMKRKCDTLTKERDESKKEARRSKEKAKRWLNATMTLLDQSIKNQADSQSTKKITEKLREVEKEKISLSSKVLQKGKETSRLKQRIAEAEMNNEQDREGGSSCSPRRDCKQTY